The genomic interval AAACAACTATTTCTTCTAATTTAAAATTTATAACCGGAGATTATTTAGAAAAAGTGGTGTCAATTAGACAAACAATACAATCCTCGTCAGTTCTAATTACACCTCTATTAGGAGGTTTAATAGTCACTCTAATTGACTTGAAATATTTGGCATTAATCAATATGTTTACAGAGTTTGTTGCCTTTCTTTTATTATTACTTTTAAAATTTAAATCAGGAAATATAACAAGTAGAAGCCAGAAATTCACACATAGTTTCTTGGATGGGATAAAGCATTTGATTTCTATAAATAACCTGAAGGTTATTTTTATCATTAACTTATTTATTAATTTCTTATGTAATTCTCTTATTGTAGGATTACCGATTATAATAATTAATCATTTAAATATGAATGCTAAATACTTGGGATTAGCAGAAGGTACTTTAGGGGGTGCAATAGTAGCTTCATCAATATTAATTTCAATATTAAATATCCAAAATCGATTGAAATTTTTATATTTATTTTCAATGCTACTACAAGCCGTATCTTTATTTATCGTATCCCTGACTTATTTTGATACTATAACTAAATTTTACCTATTTATTATTATATTAATATCAAATCTATTTTTAGGTTTCTCAGTTGCATTAAACAATATACCTTTTCAAGTTATGTTACAAAAGATTGTTGATGAAAATTATAAATCTAGAGTTTTCTCAATAATTCAAAGTATGAGTTCATCAATAACTCCAGTATCTTATGTATTATTTGGTTTCTTAATTCCATTGAATTATTTCTTAATTTACTTCTTTTGTTCGATAGGTATGCTTATTTTATTAGTTATATTCAAGATAAAATTTAAAGACGTATATGAACAAATTTAATTTTTCTCATTATTAAAATCAAACCCATTCACTATACTACTTATGAGCGATGGGTTTGATTTCAAAAGGGCACTAAATTTATCTATATTATAAAAATTAATTATATAAATTCCCATATACAAATACAGAATTTACTCTTTGATTTTAAAATTCTTGATGACAACAATCTAAGACAAAATATTCTAATTATTTAATTTCTTTCGTGATACTCTTTGTATTTATTGATCTTAATCACCTTACAATTTCAGTTATTAATATATCATGCAATACTTTCATATCATTTGTAGACATTTCCATATGTCTTTGAAACGGGTGTGCACGGTCATTTCCTACCCATGCTATAAGCTTCCCTAACCATTTAGAATCTCTAATATTTAGAAGTTCTATACGCCCAGAAAATGTTAAAACTCTTAAATCCTCTTCTGTTTTATCTCCATATACCAGTAAATAGTCCCAAAGCAATTGCTCTACCGCTTTTCTGTATCCAAGTTTAATTGTTCTTTTAGGAAAAATATACGTAAAGATAGTAGTGGGAATTATAATTTTGAATTTTCTGCACTGTAAGACCTTGCAACTTTAGATATGAGATTACATTATCTTTTACTACATATGTGTTTAGATATTGAACACTCACTAAAGACAGAGATTCTTAAAAAAATCACGAATAATGATACAGAAGATGGTTATCAAATCGTGCAAGACTTTATCAAAAGCCGAGAATACTCGTGACTTTAGTCATGAGAGGTTCAAGCCATGTTTTTTCACATCCACCTCTTTGCGGCACGACAAACAGTGTATGTATTGTATAGACCAATTGACCATTTTCCTGCTTTCTAATGAGGTAGATAAGAATGAGATAGCACCGTTATGCATGAGTGCCAAAACTTTTAGGATTCGATATTTTTGTGACATCCGCACTTTATATTTTTCTGTTATTATTTTTATGATAATATGAAGTTATTCATGATTGAACGCGGGAGGTGCTAGCGGTGTATATCATATTAATTATTTTGACAGTGCTGACCGTCATTGCTTGGATTACGGCCATTCGTGCTTTTCGTCAGACGGGGCAAAAGGGCAAAATTAATCCAAATACATGGGTCATCATTGGTGCAGTGTTGACAACATTGACGATCATGATGATGTTTATTTTCAGTCAAAATTAGACGTGTCATCATATGCATGTCGATGATAGAAATGAAAGACAAATGTGGGGAATTGCAAGGGCAGTTTTAAACTTTTGTCTTTTCTTGTGTTTTCTGATGAAGCAGCTGACATTCATCATTTGTTAATTTTTGTTGAGAATCTACCAGAATTCAGTGTATGAAAGTGGAGAAGTGGTATAATACTAAAAAATGAAAACAGATGAGAGAGTGAAAGACATAGTGAATATTTTAGTGATTACTGATGGTCATCCTTATACGCATAATTTTGTAGCCATGTTGGTTGCTGAAGGACATGACGTCTTTGTACAAACACCACCGACGATGAGACAAACGACTGTCGCACAAACACGTGAGATAGATTTGTTTGATCTTTCAAGTACGGTAGAAGCATTAAAAGATATTGCGCTCGTTGTCGTGATTGGGACACCGCTATTTTCTAATACGAGGCTGACACAAAGCCATTCAATGCAATTGCAACGATTGATATATGATAATTTAGGTGTTGCGATGAAACAAGCAAATATTAAACAATGTATCGTTTGGCAATCACATTTGCAGCCGATACTCGAACAAACGATGGCTGCTTTTCAAATAGAAGTGGTTCATCACCCACTTAAAACGACGAAATGGTTTCCACAACGTCGCGTCCTTTATCAATGGAGCGAGGAGCGTCAAACTGTACGCGCGATTCAAGCATTGGATATTCCGCAAAATGTCTCGATGGAAGCGGTCACTGCAATGTATGGCAGATTTTTAAAAACATTGAATGGACGTCTCGTGAATGGGATTTATGATGGGCAACAGTTTACAATCGTGCTCATGCCTTTTAAAATTCCGCTTATTCAGATGCGTCATCATCCGAACAGCGACTTATCACAACGTGTGATTTTGAATATTACAGGAGGATGGCTTGCACAACAAAGTGGACGTGCAGCCCGCATGGAGTTTAGACGATTAGAAGGTGATACGACAACATGTTTAATCGCATTGCATGACTTTGTACCGCGATTGCCATGGAGCGTATATCGTGTGACACAAGCACCGATGCATCGATGCGTCTCTTATCTATTTCGTCAATATTGGCATCAATTTAAATAATAAAAGTGTTTGAAAATAAGGTGTGAGTAGCGACAACGACATCGGAGGAGTAGAAATGTGTGAGAAGTGAAGTCATTCTACTCCATGAGTCCGACTATCATAGAGATTTGCGCTATTATAAACAATATCGCTCAAAGAAATAACTGTAATGATATTGGGGGGACAGCGATATTTAGATCTATAAAGCATTGTCCCCTCGTCAACATCATAGTGATGCAGTTGTCAAATTAGACTGTTACAGGGTGAGAAGGAAAGTTGTTTTCAAGAAATCGTTGCAAGATTCCGACTAATTCTGTCATGTTGGTCCCTTCCATTGAAAGTGAGGCATGTACTTCTTCGTTCAAGTGACTGAGTTGTTGTTTCAATTCGCGCCCTTTATCTGTCAATGAGATATTCAAATTGCGTTCATCTTCAGGCTTTCTTACTTTTTTAATCAAGCCTTGTGTCACTAATTTTTTCGTTAGCGGTGTCAAAGTACCAGAATTAAGATAAATGCGATCGCCGAGACGTTTAATGTTGACGACTTCATCATCGCCAATTGAAATCAGTGTAATATAGCCTGTATATGTGAGTTCGTATTCTTTTAAACAAGCACTATACTTTTTTATGACTTCTTTAGATGCAACATAAAATAAGAAACATAATTCGTCATGAAGCGCTTTTGGATGATTTGTCATGTTGAAGACCCCCAATACTTTTTAACAATAGTTACTACTATTATACATGCTTTTTTCTTGATTCAAAACTATGTATAAAATATAATTGAATCGCGCTTTATTTAATGCGATGTTTACATTATAAGAGGAAAGGTGACTTTTATGGCACACAATCAAAATTTTGAAACCATACTTACAGGCCGTCGTTCTGTAAAGTTATTTGATACAGAAGTAAAAATTCCACGTGAAGAAATGAATGAAATGATTAGAAAGGCAACATTAGCGCCTTCATCTATTAATATGCAACCATGGCGCTTTGTCGTTGTTGATACTGAAGAAGGTAAAGATACATTACGTCCACTTGTACAATTCAATAGCCGTCAAAATGATACATCTGCGGCAATGATTGTTATTTTCGGTGACATGTTGAACTATGAACATGCTGAAGAAATTTACGGTGCAGCAGTTGAAAAAGGTTATATGCCACAAGAAGTAAAAGACGAATTAGTAGGCAGATTTGTCGCAATGTATGAAGGACTAGATCAACAATCTATGAACGATATTGTTAAAGTCGATAGTAGTTTAGCGGCAATGCAATTCATGCTCGTTGCACGTGAACACGGTTATGAAACAAATCCAATTGGTGGTTTCAATCGTGAGGACATCGCTGAAGGTCTTGGTTTAGATCCAGAACGCTATGTTCCTGTTATGATTATCGCAATCGGTAAAGCGGCTGAAGAAGGCCGACCAACATCTCGTTTAGACGTAGAAAAAATTGTGCAATATCGTTAATTATAATTATAAGAGTAGACATACAGTTGAGTGATAGCCATTCAGCTGTATTTTTTATACGCAAAGTATCGTTCAAAGTGACATTTCTCACACATCTGTCATTCAAGAGGCAACATTTTTTAGGCGAACGCACAACGACTTATGTACATTGAAATGATGGAAAAACGTGATTCTATCGAAAAACACTTATATTTAAAGACAAGTTTTTATATAAATTTTAACCTTTACATTATCTTTAAGGAAAAGTAGTAAAGACCTAACTAACCTGATATGATGATGAAAGATAACATAGCATTTAGGACTTGGATTTTAAATACAGTTATGTTGAGGTGAAAGAAATGTTCGTAGATAAAAACACACCTTTTAATGAAGAGAGCCTAAGACAAGAAATTGCCAAATATATGAACAGAGATTTGAAAGACATTGGAAGTATTGAAGAAATTGTCGCATTTATCGAACTAGAACATTTATATCGTGCCGCTTTAGAAGAAATTAGTACAAAGTTACGTATTTTAGACGAAGATTTTCAAATTAAATACGCACACAACCCAATTCACCACATGGAACGTCGCGTCAAAGAGATTCCGAGCTTATTACAAAAATTGAAACGAAAAGGATATCCGCTAACCGCAGAAGCAGCAAGAGAAAATATTATGGATATCGCAGGAATTCGAGTCGTTTGTAACTATATTGACGACATTTATACGGTCGAACAATTGTTATTGAAACAAACGGATATTCAGTTATTAACGCGTAAAGATTATGTTGAAAATCCAAAGAAAAATGGTTATAGAAGTTTACATATCGTCATATCTATGCCGATTTTTCTTACGGATGGCATGATTGACGCACCTGTAGAAATCCAGTTACGCACAATTGGTATGGACATGTGGGCGAGTTTAGAGCACAAGATGCATTATAAAAATCAACGTGGCGACTCAGAAATGTATTGTGATACTTTGAAAGAATGCGCGTTAGAAATTGGTGATGTGGAGCAAAAAATGCAACGAATCCATTTAAGTATTCAGCGTGACAGGGAAAAGCTAGGAACATGTTAATGGAGCTATGATGTATTTGGGATGATGACTTGAATCGTACTATGCTTACTAGGGTATTGAATAGGCGTTTGAGAGCCAAACAACTGTCAGTGCATGCCATAGTATTGATTACGTCAATGTGACACGGAGGAAGAGGATATATACTTGAAGGTGTTTCTAATCCATTCTCAGGCAACATATTTGAAAACGTTAAACCCATTTCGCTTATCGTGTCTTATATTTTTATTTTTCATTTCAATGGATAAAATGGGAAACTTGCAACATTATAAAAAAACAGACGCAAAGAGACATATTTTCTCAAAGCGCCTGTTTTTAATTTTACGTAAAAATCGGTCGATAGCGTTAAGTCAGTTTGTAAAGACTCCGCTGTTCATCAGGCAGTTGGTCAATAAAGTCATCAGGATCTTCAGCAAAACGATTTCCGATGCCACCATTCATCCGTTGAAAGTGGAGATGTGGTCCTGTCGTTTGCTCACCCGTATTTCCAGACAACGCAACGACATCGCCAGGGGATACGGTATCGCCAGCTTTCACTTTGAATTCATTGAGATGCATAAACCATTGAAAATATTGTCCATTCTCTTCGCGGATTTCTAACACATTGCCACCGAGTTTGTCTTTGAAAGTTCTTGTCACAGTGCCATTCGTAGGGGCAAGGACTGGTGTGTCTTCCGGTAAACGGTAGTCGTTACCATAATGTCGATTGTCACCGTTAAAAGATAAATCGCGATGATATGTGCCAAAGCCGTGAGTTTTACGGTCTTGATTAAAAATAGCGTGATACTCATTGGACGTTTCGTGCTGAATCGAATCGTAATGCATGACAACTGTGACAGCAATCACAATGACGATCCCTAAAAAGAGCACAGGAAAAAACCATTGTTTCATAAGCTCACCTTGTTTTTTAGATTGTTCCTATTGTATAAGTCATCGTAAGTCAATGCAATCATTTTGTTTACGACAACACACGTATTGCGGGAGATTGATGTATAGAAAAAAAAAAAGAACTTGAAGTGTTCAGGACACTTCAAGTTCTTTTTATCTATATGTTAGGCTTACATACCCCAAGCAGCTAAACCTTATGTTAGGCTTACATACCCCGAGCAGCTAAACCTTATGTTAGGCTTACATACCCCAAGCAGCTAAACCTTGTGCGTTGTATGCTTTTGCAGCTGCATTAATTTGTTGCTCATAAGTGTTTGTTGGACCCCAACCAGGCATTGTTTGTAATAAACCAGATGCACCTGAAGCGTTACGAGCATTTAAGTCACCATTTGATTCACGAGCGATAATAGCTTCCCATACTGATGCTGAAACACCAGTACGTGCCGCTAAATCTTGAGCTGCTCTTGTACCATAGCTACCAGCAGTGTTCCCATTTGCTAATCTTACTGAACCAGTTGAAGTTGAAGTCGTTTGGTAAGATGGTGCTGCTTGTTGTTTTGGTGCTTGACCAGTAGTTTGTTGTGTTGTTGATGGACTATTGCTGTAAGATTGTTGTGAAGCTTGTCCACTTACGTCAGCCATTTGTGTTGGTTGTGCAATTGATGAGTGGTCTTGTGTTGCTTGACCAAAACCGTTGTATGACCAACCGAATTGTACACCGTTTGACCAGAAGTTATATGATACACCGTCTAAAGTGAAGTTGTAGTCGTATGAACCGTCTTCAATAGGGTGTTGGTTTAATGATGGATCGTTATGTTGCGCCATGTCTGCTAATTTAACTTGATCAATCCCTTGTTCTGCTGCATTTGCATCGTGTCCGCTTGCTGCTAATCCTGCTGTTCCGATTGTTGCTGCAAGTGTAGTAGTTAAGAGTAATGATTTTTTCATAGTAAATAAGTCCTCCAGTAAAGTAAGTTTTTATATATTCATTTTCAAAAGTATGCGTAATTAAAAAATTCAACAACCACACTCTACCAATGAAACGACCTTTTGTAAATTACGCGTAAATAACAAAACATTACAATCGCTTTTCATTTTGTCGATTTGTAACATAACTGTCATGTTACTAAAAAGTTGTTCATAACTATTAATATTACTAAAGATGATGTTAACAAGGTTTATAGGAATGTTTTATGAATTAATAGAAATCGACATATATTACAAATATTACAGAACAAAGTTGAATTGTAATGAAACTATGGAGAAGTTTTGAATAAAAAAGGCTTGTCAAGATATTCATGATGTAAAGAGGATATTCCATTGCTCATTTTGAAACGACTTTTATATAATAAGAGTAATGAGGTGAGAATGATGAAAAAACTGGATATGTTACGTTTAGAAATTGCAAGATTAACACGACAAACACACGCACTCGGCATACCTATGATGATTATTTTTGAAGGGGTAGCAGCATCAGGGAAAACGCGCTTGACCAACGACTTATTACTGAATTTAGATGCCAAATATACGAAATTTATTGCCACTAAAACACCTTCTGAATATGACTTAAGGTATCCATTTTTACAACGTTTTTGGGAAACATTACCTGAGAAAGGACATATTAATATTTATTTTAGAAGTTGGTATTCACATTTTGTGGATTATAAAGTTCATCAAATTAAATACCCGCTTTTTAAAGATGAGAAGATACTCAAAAATGAAATTCATGGCTTTGAATCGATGCTCCAAGACGATAATCATGAAATCATCAAATTTTTTATTCATATTAATGAAGAAAAACGAGAAGAGCATATTGCACATATGAAAGCTAATCCATTAACACGTTGGAAAGCACAAGAATATGAACAAATTGTTTCACCAGAAGTGTATTTAGAAACATTAAAACCGATGTTAGATGAGACATGGAAAGAAATCGACTATAGTCATAGGGAAGATGCAATGATAACGATGTATGAGCATCTTCAAGAACGCTTGTCTAAAGCCATTGAAAAAAATCAAAAGCGTAAAGATAGAAATGACGGTCATTTTACACCTCATTTTCAACCACATTTATTTGATAAACCCAAAAATAAAGTGTCAAAAGAAGCATATCAAGATAAAATTGAAGCGCTCCAATTAAGATTGAGAGAATTACAATTCGCATTGTATGAAAGAAAAATTCCATTAATTCTTGTATACGAAGGGATGGATGCGGCCGGTAAAGGTGGAAATATTAAACGGGTAAGGACTTACTTAGATCCTACGGGTTATGAAGTCAATGCCATTAGCGCACCAACAGATGTCGAACTCAATCATCATTATTTATGGCGATTTGCTAAAACCATGCCTAAAAGTGGTCATATCGGTATTTTTGATCGCAGTTGGTATGGGCGTGTCCTCGTTGAACGTGTAGAAGGTTTTGCATCAGAACAAGAATGGATGCGTGCTTATGATGAAATTAATACGTTTGAAAAAATGTGGATTAATGAGGGGGCAATCATATTGAAGTTTTTCTTATCATTAGATAAAGATGAACAATTGAAACGTTTTAAAGCACGCGAAGAAGATATTGATAAACAGTGGAAAATCACAGATGAAGATTGGCGCAATCGAGATAAATGGGACGAATATGTTGAAGCAAGTCACGATATGATTGAAAAAACAAATACCGAAGCTGCACCATGGTATGTTGTGGCTGCAGATCATAAAAAAACAGCACGAATTGAAGTTTTAAAATATATTATTCAAAAATGCGAAGAAAAACTTTGGGGCGTGCAGCAATATTAAAATCCGTCCTAAGTCTTTTGATTCAAAGCTTTTTCTACTATAATATGTTTATCAATAAAACAATAGACCTTAGATAGAGGAATTTTTATGTCATTGGAAAATTACAAAACCGATATTAAAGTATTAGAAAATGCACATCAAGCACAACTTGAAATTGTAACGATGGGTGATGCGAATGCAACCCATGCGGTCGTTTTACTTCATGGTGCGATGATGAATTACAAGATTATGACACTGTTTGCTGAATACCTTCAAAATGCACAGCTTATTTTTATAAACGCCCCAGGTCGCGGAGAAAGTACCGGGTTAGAGCGAAGTCAGTACGACCTCTCAGAATATGCACTACGGATGAACGAAGCGCTTGTTGACATAGTAGCGCATGCGCATATAAAACAAATGTCCATTATAGGTTATTCGATGGGAGGATTGATTGCAACAAAGTTAGCAGGTTATAATTCATTACCCATCAAGCATTTAATTTATTTAAATAGTGCTGCTAAAATTGATTACAAAGAGTTACGCTTTTCTAAGTTGCTCAGTGAGCTTGTTAAAGATATTAAGCCTGCCGAACAAGACAAAGTCGTAAAAAGTATTCCTGAATTTATACTAAAGCAAGGCGTTTCAAAAAAACACAATGAAGTGTTTAACTTTACACAATATCTCGCGCCAGTTGACACCATGATGACAGATTT from Staphylococcus sp. MI 10-1553 carries:
- a CDS encoding MFS transporter — encoded protein: MNKSIILIIFETISIFFSSIFTFACGFYVLKITHSGSTFGTYLAILAVITTVSSPFLGNLIDRNSNKLILITGQLLSIIILFIFFLIYNDEVYTIFLVMVVLVFVDSIVKTTISSNLKFITGDYLEKVVSIRQTIQSSSVLITPLLGGLIVTLIDLKYLALINMFTEFVAFLLLLLLKFKSGNITSRSQKFTHSFLDGIKHLISINNLKVIFIINLFINFLCNSLIVGLPIIIINHLNMNAKYLGLAEGTLGGAIVASSILISILNIQNRLKFLYLFSMLLQAVSLFIVSLTYFDTITKFYLFIIILISNLFLGFSVALNNIPFQVMLQKIVDENYKSRVFSIIQSMSSSITPVSYVLFGFLIPLNYFLIYFFCSIGMLILLVIFKIKFKDVYEQI
- a CDS encoding MarR family winged helix-turn-helix transcriptional regulator — encoded protein: MTNHPKALHDELCFLFYVASKEVIKKYSACLKEYELTYTGYITLISIGDDEVVNIKRLGDRIYLNSGTLTPLTKKLVTQGLIKKVRKPEDERNLNISLTDKGRELKQQLSHLNEEVHASLSMEGTNMTELVGILQRFLENNFPSHPVTV
- a CDS encoding nitroreductase family protein, with the translated sequence MAHNQNFETILTGRRSVKLFDTEVKIPREEMNEMIRKATLAPSSINMQPWRFVVVDTEEGKDTLRPLVQFNSRQNDTSAAMIVIFGDMLNYEHAEEIYGAAVEKGYMPQEVKDELVGRFVAMYEGLDQQSMNDIVKVDSSLAAMQFMLVAREHGYETNPIGGFNREDIAEGLGLDPERYVPVMIIAIGKAAEEGRPTSRLDVEKIVQYR
- a CDS encoding GTP pyrophosphokinase — protein: MFVDKNTPFNEESLRQEIAKYMNRDLKDIGSIEEIVAFIELEHLYRAALEEISTKLRILDEDFQIKYAHNPIHHMERRVKEIPSLLQKLKRKGYPLTAEAARENIMDIAGIRVVCNYIDDIYTVEQLLLKQTDIQLLTRKDYVENPKKNGYRSLHIVISMPIFLTDGMIDAPVEIQLRTIGMDMWASLEHKMHYKNQRGDSEMYCDTLKECALEIGDVEQKMQRIHLSIQRDREKLGTC
- a CDS encoding M23 family metallopeptidase, producing MKQWFFPVLFLGIVIVIAVTVVMHYDSIQHETSNEYHAIFNQDRKTHGFGTYHRDLSFNGDNRHYGNDYRLPEDTPVLAPTNGTVTRTFKDKLGGNVLEIREENGQYFQWFMHLNEFKVKAGDTVSPGDVVALSGNTGEQTTGPHLHFQRMNGGIGNRFAEDPDDFIDQLPDEQRSLYKLT
- a CDS encoding transglycosylase SLT domain-containing protein, whose protein sequence is MKKSLLLTTTLAATIGTAGLAASGHDANAAEQGIDQVKLADMAQHNDPSLNQHPIEDGSYDYNFTLDGVSYNFWSNGVQFGWSYNGFGQATQDHSSIAQPTQMADVSGQASQQSYSNSPSTTQQTTGQAPKQQAAPSYQTTSTSTGSVRLANGNTAGSYGTRAAQDLAARTGVSASVWEAIIARESNGDLNARNASGASGLLQTMPGWGPTNTYEQQINAAAKAYNAQGLAAWGM
- a CDS encoding phosphate--AMP phosphotransferase, whose amino-acid sequence is MMKKLDMLRLEIARLTRQTHALGIPMMIIFEGVAASGKTRLTNDLLLNLDAKYTKFIATKTPSEYDLRYPFLQRFWETLPEKGHINIYFRSWYSHFVDYKVHQIKYPLFKDEKILKNEIHGFESMLQDDNHEIIKFFIHINEEKREEHIAHMKANPLTRWKAQEYEQIVSPEVYLETLKPMLDETWKEIDYSHREDAMITMYEHLQERLSKAIEKNQKRKDRNDGHFTPHFQPHLFDKPKNKVSKEAYQDKIEALQLRLRELQFALYERKIPLILVYEGMDAAGKGGNIKRVRTYLDPTGYEVNAISAPTDVELNHHYLWRFAKTMPKSGHIGIFDRSWYGRVLVERVEGFASEQEWMRAYDEINTFEKMWINEGAIILKFFLSLDKDEQLKRFKAREEDIDKQWKITDEDWRNRDKWDEYVEASHDMIEKTNTEAAPWYVVAADHKKTARIEVLKYIIQKCEEKLWGVQQY
- a CDS encoding alpha/beta hydrolase, which produces MSLENYKTDIKVLENAHQAQLEIVTMGDANATHAVVLLHGAMMNYKIMTLFAEYLQNAQLIFINAPGRGESTGLERSQYDLSEYALRMNEALVDIVAHAHIKQMSIIGYSMGGLIATKLAGYNSLPIKHLIYLNSAAKIDYKELRFSKLLSELVKDIKPAEQDKVVKSIPEFILKQGVSKKHNEVFNFTQYLAPVDTMMTDLLYTLRADYLDDIDLIKDMPEVLFLLGEDDVIFPNKDSKTTYEKFEALGAKVKSIVYPEVGHLDFLRVLDHTRDRHQGSITYHINHLLSL